The genomic DNA tcattctgattttctctccctctcactttcacacacacacacacacacacacacacacacacacacacacacacacacacacacacacacacacacacacacaaacacacacacacacacacacacacacacacacacacacacacacacacacacacacacacacaccctctctctcaaatacacacacactcactctcttgctctcaaatacacacacacactcactctcttgctctcccacacactcacacatccactctgtctctcacacacacatacaaaaacacacactaactctgtctttctctcacgcacacacacctctcacaactaacacatacatgtatacaagaacaaaccaagcacaagaccaaagaAAAACACTTTAAACACTCACTCCATTCCTGCTCCTGTTTGTCGTACGTGCTGCTTCGAGGGGTTGACGTTGATGACCCAGACTCGTTCCGTGACCTTGGCCTCCCCTCCGTCTGCCTGGCTACGACAACCAAAGGTGAGGCGGTCAACGGTGAAACACCTGTGTTCAACATGAAGGCGTCATCACTCCCCTGCGTCTGTTGGTTGTGAGCGGAGTCCGGAGGTGCAGACGACTGAGACGTTCGCTGAACTTCACCGCGGTTGGTTGGTCTGGTTGGGGTGGAGGTTTGGTAATGCGAGACGTCAAGGCGAAGATTTGGGTTCTTCCTGGCTGAGCGCGGAGATATCACTTCAGGGGCGGGAGCTGGCTGCGTTAGTAGAGAAGGAGCTGATGATGACTGATGTATACGTAGGGACGCTCGCTGTTGATGCtgcagctgttgttgttgatggtggggCGGCGCTTGCTGCTGCTCCTGTCTGTAGGCGATGGCCTCCTGAAAGTCCTTGTTGTTATCGGGACCTGATCCAAACAGGTCTCCACTGGAGATGCGATCTTCATCCGAGTTGACCCTCGCAAGGGGACCTCCTGCTTTACCGGGCTGAATGGCGCTGATGTTTGTTGCCTCAGCATGTACGGCCTCACTGCCTCTTGCTCTACCGTGCCTTGCATGAGCTCGGTCAGGCTCATCCATGCCTCGCTGAGCTGCACTATAGCCTTGTTGAGCGGAGGGAGCAGTACAAAGAGAAGAACGCTCAGTAATGCCACCAGCAGCATGGACCGCGGCCTGCATCTCTTCCGATGTGAACATGTTTCTGATAGACCGAAGAGTGCTGGAATCCGACTGCAGAGAAAGCAAGTGAAAATTTGGCATGTGCTGCTGATCCACTGATGTTGACTCAGCGCCTGGGGGAGAAGGGTAGACCTCCAGCCTGGGTCTGTGTCCTGCCTGGTCTGTCAGCGACTGAAGAAAGGAGTCCTGGCCTCCTTGTGCACAGGACATAAACTGATCCTGGATGTAGTTGGAAATCATGTCGTCATCGCTCGACCCCATCGACTCACTCGTTTGAGTCGACGGCAACAAAGACTCTCGCTCTTCCGTTATCATGGACAGCATGGGGTAGTGTCTTCCGCCATGCACAGGGCTGGGTAACTGGATGTCTGCTGCAGTGAGGGGTGGCAGGACCGGATAGACGGCTTGGTTTTGAGCATGTTGTCCGGAGACTGGAGTATTTGTGACTGTAGCTTGAAAAGGGTTGCTAGCATCAGTGACGGTTGTGGGGATGGTGGTTTGGAAagggttgatggtgtgtgtccTGGATGCTACTCCTGTGTTGGCCTTGCTAGTGGAGTGGGAGTGTGAAGAAGTGCCTGTGCTGAAAGCAGCGCTTGTGTTACGGGATGTTATTGTGATGGGAAGTTCTGCAGAGGCAGTCTGATAGCTGCTATGCTCAACGCTGGATGCGTCTGGTGGAGGAATGTTCATCAGCTTTCCTGGCAATTCCGGAGGAATCGCCACCAGAGTAGGGGTCCAGCTTCTGGTGCTGGTAAATGCTGGTTCCTCCCTCATGCCACAGTAGCCCCCCACAAACTGTTCGGGTTGAGCTGCAGCTGGCTGGGCTCCTTCAGGAGTTGGAGCAGCAGCCGACACCTGGTCGACGCCCATCTCGAGCCTCGTGGGTGTAATCTCTGTTTCGTAGGATCCAAAGGAGCCCAGACTTCTACCTCCATGCGATAACAAACTGCTCTGATTCTCTCTGTCCCCAAGAGAGTTGCTGGGCAACGTCTCGCTGCCTCTGCTGCTGCCGAAACTGGAGGGAGGTGGAACTTGCAGAGTGGGCGCTGATACTGTCGGTACACTCTGCTGTGCCTTCGCCCTAGACAGTGCATCCATTTTTCCAACAGGGAGGCTGGTGGGACCCGAATTCCTCATCTGAGATGTGGTGTAGAGAAATTGGCAACTGCTGGGACCCACAGACAAGGTGATGTGCTGCATTTTGGTAGTAAATTCCGAAGCCAGGGTCAGGACGGGCAACGGCATCTCAGGCAGAGGTTCCGGCATCAGCTCATCCGCTGACTTCGAGCGGAGCGGCAGGTTACTTTTTGCCTGAGCTGCTGCAGAATTGTGGGTTGAAAATTTCCGCTGCACCACCACATCATCCTGTTCCACAGGAGAGTCTCGAACACCAGTGAGACTGGAGACAGTGCTGGTGGTTGTCTGCATAGTGATTGCGCTTTCCACTCCTCTTTGTCTGCCCAGCACAGTCATCTCAACGGACGAggttaccaccaccaccccttcCCTTCTCCGGCGATCTTGGGGGCCCGAAGAGCTTCCCTGGGGTGAAGAGGAGTGCAACATGTCAGGAGCAGACCTGCGTTCGGGTCTCTTCTTCAAGGACGTGGAGTCTGCTTCAGATGCAACTATTCCTGATGCTTCCCCTCTGTTTTCGTCAGCGCCCCCGGTGGGAAATGACGCAGGCAAAGACTGCAGTTCCGATCGAATCTCACAACTTGTGTTCTTCTCCCGAGGTACCTCCACAACTTTCACGCCCGACAGAGAGTGGATCGAGGTTGTGCTATTTACCGACATGGGTGGGGCTTGCATTTCTACTGATGTAATAGACGCTTCAAGGCTGCTGCCGCCTGCGGTTTCTTCTTCCCATGATGCCTGCTGCGGCTCATGTGCCTCTTGGTGTGGCTGATACGCTGTGGTTGCCGTAACAACGGGGCCGGAAGCCTGTGTTGCCATCGCAGGTTGGGCGAAAGTTGAGAAGAAGTAACCAGACTGGTCtgttaaaaaaagaaatggaaaaaaaacttaAAGGAATTTTTCCTGCTGGCAAACTGGTAATAATTGTTCGTGATTAAACCTGTCTTTTAGCTAAGAATAATGGTACCAAACAGCAGAGAACTTAGATAGATTCTGTAGATTTATTGATGTGGATTTATTTCAACAGTCCTCGTACCTAAAAACCCAAGACTCAAGAAATTGGTAAGCTGTGGCCAAAGAAAGTCCTCAAAACTATTTATTATTATGCGTTCCATACGTAAGTAAACTGCTGGAAATGTAG from Littorina saxatilis isolate snail1 unplaced genomic scaffold, US_GU_Lsax_2.0 scaffold_338, whole genome shotgun sequence includes the following:
- the LOC138957905 gene encoding uncharacterized protein, which translates into the protein DNLLVRQGTTEIILADFGAAQQIPQDHTPPNRHPTGSPAHWSPEKAASEGHGFPSDLWACACVLIHMLSGSPPWIVRYPDASILNFIIWSKPAPVEDVPDNVKHNMRDLICCCLVKDKAIRPTAQQILLHPAFQQLDQSGYFFSTFAQPAMATQASGPVVTATTAYQPHQEAHEPQQASWEEETAGGSSLEASITSVEMQAPPMSVNSTTSIHSLSGVKVVEVPREKNTSCEIRSELQSLPASFPTGGADENRGEASGIVASEADSTSLKKRPERRSAPDMLHSSSPQGSSSGPQDRRRREGVVVVTSSVEMTVLGRQRGVESAITMQTTTSTVSSLTGVRDSPVEQDDVVVQRKFSTHNSAAAQAKSNLPLRSKSADELMPEPLPEMPLPVLTLASEFTTKMQHITLSVGPSSCQFLYTTSQMRNSGPTSLPVGKMDALSRAKAQQSVPTVSAPTLQVPPPSSFGSSRGSETLPSNSLGDRENQSSLLSHGGRSLGSFGSYETEITPTRLEMGVDQVSAAAPTPEGAQPAAAQPEQFVGGYCGMREEPAFTSTRSWTPTLVAIPPELPGKLMNIPPPDASSVEHSSYQTASAELPITITSRNTSAAFSTGTSSHSHSTSKANTGVASRTHTINPFQTTIPTTVTDASNPFQATVTNTPVSGQHAQNQAVYPVLPPLTAADIQLPSPVHGGRHYPMLSMITEERESLLPSTQTSESMGSSDDDMISNYIQDQFMSCAQGGQDSFLQSLTDQAGHRPRLEVYPSPPGAESTSVDQQHMPNFHLLSLQSDSSTLRSIRNMFTSEEMQAAVHAAGGITERSSLCTAPSAQQGYSAAQRGMDEPDRAHARHGRARGSEAVHAEATNISAIQPGKAGGPLARVNSDEDRISSGDLFGSGPDNNKDFQEAIAYRQEQQQAPPHHQQQQLQHQQRASLRIHQSSSAPSLLTQPAPAPEVISPRSARKNPNLRLDVSHYQTSTPTRPTNRGEVQRTSQSSAPPDSAHNQQTQGSDDAFMLNTGVSPLTASPLVVVARQTEGRPRSRNESGSSTSTPRSSTYDKQEQEWTNLQLQTPGFDILLAQDPMIGSVSELSDVSSNHHFSMLYDQQGESTSDQEESSILVMLQEGISDENLKGKPLIFTNPEGQHLFTMRISGGNKAWKELANTFRAQLYQAGFRHFLLKHDDGKTLVDCFSTFDPTTITSVKVFELAEENDISSVCWCADHLVY